TATATCATTGGACGCCACCGATCGAAACAAGTGATTAATATAATACATTCACGGGCCGCATGTATACTCAGTTTCCCGGCACAAAGCTAGCTGATGAGTTGGTATTAAAAAGACTATATTATCTGTTAACGCAAATTTCGGTCAACATATGAGAGCACTCGAGCGTGCGGGTCGTAAATGGACCGAAGGGTAATGAGGCCGTGTAGACCGATTAGACCGGTTGAGCAAATCGGTCAGATCAGTTTTCTAAAGTTTTGCCGGAATGGGTCATTTCGAAGGATAACTTTCACGCTTACGTGGTGAAGGATGGCAAGATTTATGAGCAGACCAGCAAAGATAACCAACGTGCTTATTACCTGATAAAGAACGACTAGTTTATAAGCAAACTAGCGAAGGTCGTCGAAGCTCTCGCCCGGAAGAAACCTTGTTGGGGCATGAACACCGCACGGACGTGCTGCCCTAAGTTGACAAGCAAGCCTTAGAACACGCACCTATGGTTGTGGAGATCAATAGACGAATAACATGGAGAGGTTGGAAAAGATTTAGGGTTTAAAGGTAAAAAGTCGATGCATAGTAGATTGATTTGATTGGATTgctctcaatcggccgtggttCTTCATaaatatagggtggggaggaggTCAAAATACAACTTCTAGCTCGAATGGGGCtgttcagaccggtctgaccggtcatccAACGGGTCTAACCACCTCTAAACCAGTCTGATTGAAATGCAAGCCTTCCTAGATTGTCTTTCTGGAGCCATAACATCTGATCCGGATTCTAAAatggacgttctatatatgcatttcaatCGTCTCGACTAGATCTACACAATGGTACAGTCCAATTGAGAATTTATCGATGTtatctgaccggtctgatctGTTTATTTGACCATTCTGATTGGTTTGTCCAGATTATCCAGCAAATTTGAATTGTGTCAATTTCCGGTGTCAACATGTACCCTGCCGGCCCGACACGTAAATCCTCGGCAATCTTACGGGCGCTGCAAATACTGGAGATGGCCCGCGCGCGGACCACACGTGACGGCGATACATACAAGAGCGAGCGAGGCAGAGTACGGAGTACCTGTACCGCTGCTGTGCTGGCTGCGTGGTCCATCAGTTGGATCGGCAAGCTATAGCTACCTGGCTAGGGCCGCCgcgagggccggccggccggggatcGCCGCTCGGCAGCATCGATCCTCGGCCACGCCGGTACATAGCTTAGCATTCTCGGCCGCTGTCGCTGTCCAGGATGATGGCAATGGGGTATGATGGGTTGCTAGCTCGCTCAGGCTGGTCACGAGAGATAGACCTGACCTGATGCCGTGTCCTGATGCTACCTGACCGAGATGAGATAAAACCAACAAGGGCATCATTAATTTCTGTAAACCACAGCCAGGTTCACCATGATCGAACGCGCTTTAATTTGCTACGGGCCGGGACGGGGATCAGACGCCTCCTCACGTTTACATGCAATTGCAAACACACCTAGTACACAGTTGCGCCTGTACTACTGCGCAACTCGTTCATCTGTTTGGTCGTCGTCAGTAGATGATGGACCAGCAGCGCTTGCTGGCTTTGCTTGCCCCAGCTGATGGTCCAGCCTGCTTGCCACCCCGTGGCTAGCTTGTCACATGCGTAGCGTAGACCAGGGTATTGCTTGCAGAACCCACTGCTGTTACGTCCATGTGAACGAGCGGCTTATTCAACTCTTTTTTTATCAAAAGAGACCACCCTTCAAAACAGCGCGCCTCGAGGGCCAAGTTGACCACATCTTTTTAAGTTTTGGCCCTTTTTTCctgcatttgttttttttttaaaaattgcaCTTATGGAGGTGTATTTGGACTATACAAATAAAGCTCAAATAATGGATAGAATCATCTCACCTCCTCCTACCCACTCACAGTGAGATACTCCAGCCTGCCCCTGTAAATTCCGGCCGGTGGTCGACACGGCACGGCACACTATAGCCGCATTGAGTGCGGAGCAGTGGAGTGAGCGGGCGGGTGGTGATGGTGATCACGAGACTCTTCtgatgctcgccgccgccaccaccaccacaccagGCAGGATCGGCATGGCTGCAGCGACAAGTCACTGCAGTTAGGCCATCCCTTCCCTACCTCTCCAATCCCCCATGGCTCCGTGCCCCCCTCCCTCTTTCACCGCCCGGGCAAAGAACGAAACCGCCACAGCGGCAGGCCTGGGCTTCTGCCGGATGTTTGCAGGCAGCAGAGCTGCCCGCTTTCCGGCCGGGGTTCAGAGGGAAGCCGTTTACGGCAACCACGCCCcacgggtgtgtttagttcccacaaaatttccaaattttccaaactttccatcacatctcctgtcacatcgaaacattaaatatagcaaatgacccatgcatgtagtactaaatgtagttaaataaaaaaattaattacatagttttgatgtacgttgcgagacgaatcttttgatcctagttaggtcatggtaggataatatttatcacaaacaaacgaaaaatactaCAGTGCACTATAGTgaccgatgtgacttttttctCCCAACTTTTccccatctaaacacagcccacgTGGCTGGTGCCCGGGACTGACTGACCATCCATCAGTCGTCGTCTGAGCAGAGATGCTACTAGCATGCATGAAGCTACTACCTatctggattttttttatttcttttgtttGTCCAACAAAAGGGTGAAAGGGATCGACCGGTTCTGTCTATGCTTGTAGCCATGATGGTGCCctggacggacggacggacccATATGCACATGAGAAGCACTCCTCTCCAGGAGCTGGAGCACCTTTGAACCCTGGCCACACACAGCACCAGCGGCCGGCGTCAAACTTCTAATCCCTCCTACTATGCTCATGCTACTTCACCGAACAGAGAATTGAGCAGGGGGGTGCTTCAGAATTGTAGATATCACAGATCATTGCGACAACCCGTTAAATTTTCACATAGTTCCGCAACGAATCTCTCCTGCTTACAGACAGGAAGAAGTTACGTTACCTGCCATTTCCTACCGGGTGATGATGCTGACAAGTGGCTCCACAGTTGAAAAACTCCACTGAATTAGGGCAGACTAAAACGAGGAGGCAAGAAGATAAACCCACATTATGCTCCTTAATAAAAAAGATGTAGTTAATCAGGATAAAACTAAAAATTTGGATTTTACGACAGCGCTAGCAATATTAACCGACAGTTTCACAAAGAAAATATAAATTAACTGAGGAAGTCCACATCTATTCCTGACAACAGACTACAGAGTAGCAACAACCTATATCAAAACTAGCATATATAATACATTTATttacaaaaaggaaaaaggccAGGGTCAAAAGGTACAGCACAAAAACCTACGAGCCATTAACTTACATAACATagtgtccataatcaacccagaGTTTACTTTGTACCAGACAAAAGTTCAACCAAAGAGAGAAGGAAAAGTTTAGACTTGCAGCCAAAATAGCTCGGCCCACTAATTTCCTGAAGCTGCCAATATTAGTCACCCTCGAGGGCTGTACCTGCAACACGCCTCCAAAATCAGGGGATAGCTAAATCCCCTTTATTTTTCGCGCTTAGGATCACATGGTCCTGGCCTTCTCACATCAAAGAGCAGGCATTCGGGTTCTCGTCGCTGAAGAGCTGAGGTGGGTACTGGTAGGCGTAGCCGTATCCGCTCTGATGGTTGAATCTGGGGTAGTGCATATACAGGTGAGCCATGGCGGCTGGGTCCTTATCTTTTTCTTCACCTTCACCAGCATTGCCACCATCCTTGTGTTTATCTGCATCTTTCCCATCCCCACCAGCATCTCCACCGTCCTTCTTTTCCTCCTTGCCATCATCCTTCTTCTCCTCACCGCCTTCTGCTGCCTTCTTATCGTCTTTGGCATTACCATCACCAGCACTCTCAGCTGCAACCGGCTCAAACTTGACAATTGTGGCGTGCTTGCCTGTGCGCCTATGCACATAATCAGCTAGCTTGGCCTCCTCGAAGACACCCTTCACAGTGACTTGAGAAGCCTTCAAGTCTGCCTCTACAGATTGCACTCCTGCAGAACAGCATGCAAATTATTTGGGATATTACTTGATAATGTCCCATATTATACTGAAATAGCTGTCAACATAccatataaaacataatttgcACTGTTTTAATGTAAAGATAATTTACTATTAATAATTAGTGTTGCTTGGTAAACTTAAAGAagtaaatctttttttttataatttttgaaCGTTTTTACAAGTGACCCATGTTCAGTGTAGCTCTcagtagaaaaaaaatatacaagGGAAGAAAACGGATCATATCCCGTATCAAGCACAAATTgcaacaacagttatcaggttTTCACAGGCAGACTATCATCCTTGGTTGGTACAATCATGATATTGTAACCTTgctaaaatataaaatatcatccATCACAAACAAGACTTTTGTGAACTAACAGAAAGCTACATCTGTGATAGACCATTGAGGAACATGTGGCAACAAATTTGTACCTTTCATCTTGAGgattttctttttgatcaattGTGCACAGGCCTCACAATGCATATGAACCTTGAGCACCACAGCAAGCACCGTAGGCTTTGTTACAAAACAAAACATCAATGTCTTAGTTCCAAATCATAGAACAAAAAAcagtacacacacacacagtgcAAGCAAAATTGATGCTACACCAAACTGGAAGTAAAAATGCCAATGCCAGTGTGTTCCAGAACTATCTAGGTAAGGATAATTCACctcctctttcttctcctcGGGTTTAGGTGGCTCAGGttcttcctttttctcctcttccttcttctccttctctgCCGGTGGCATTGGTGAGAGAAGCTCAACCTTGCGTCCGGTCTTCTTCTGCACTCGCTCCACCACCTTCATTGGGTCAGCAGCTGCTTTCTTCCCCTTCACGaccaccttgtgtgcctttgaaTCTGCGTTCACATCTTCCACACCTGCATGTCACAAGACTAGTGTTCAGACTCTGACGCTCAATTGATGAACTCACACATTTGCCGGTGAGGAAATACACAATTGTGGAACAATCACACATGGAGACTGCTTATATTTCAGAGAAACTCATGAACTTTAGTTTCCGAGTTGAGAATACAGTAATTGGTCAAATTTACGAAAGATCCGGAATCTTCACCATAATCTATCATCTGATGACAGAGCAATTCAATTTTTCTTAAGGCAACAACGTGAACTTCTATTGAATATATGCTGCACAAAGAGATATACACTAGAGGCAGTGGTTTGCATCGTGGGATAGCTTATTGGGCGTAGGTTGCTGGGATCTAAATTGTTTCATTACTAACACAGGATACACATGCGACTCAGAGCGGTCTTCTCGAAGCAAGCATTTGTTCACCTAACCTTTTCAAATGTAACTAAAACACCCACATGGTTTAGCTTACAAAACTGCTCAGGATCAAGCACCCCAAATTTTGATTTCAATCTTTGAACCACAAAGGCAAAGTAATAAAAATCATATGAAAACAACTGGACTCCTTCGCTGAATATGAAATTTGATGCACAactacaaagaaaaaaaagagccgcagacccaaaaaaaagacaaaaaatTCAAACTGGCCTTGTGAAAGAGCCGCATAGCACCTTAAGCGTTCCTTTAAAGCGATATACAGCAAACAAATTCAAATGACCAGACGCACTACAAAGCTTTGCTTTTTCCAAAAGTGCTGGAAGAAATCACCCCGCAATTCAAAAAATGCAAccggtttcaaaaaaaaaaaaacaggtgaCAAACAACCCCAATCAAATTTGTTTTTGCAGATTTCGACATCATTTTCGTAACCATGAACGAAGAACAAGCTAAAAGGTCAATGTCCTGCTAAAGAACTTGGAAGAGAAAAGAATCCAACAAACATATAGTATACCGAGAACACTCCCTGTTCAAAAAACAAAAGTATAACCAGAACACAACGGCACAATAGTACGGCGGAGAAGAGAAGAGCTAAATCCATTACCATCAAATCCCCTGAGGATCTTCTTGACCTTGCGCGCGCACCCCTCGCAGTGCATGAAGACCCGCATCAccacctcctccggcggcggcggggcgtcctccttcttctcctcccctcctcccccctcGCCCTTCTTGCCCTCCGCCTCCTTGCCTGTATcggccggggccgccgccgcctccttcgccttctcctCCTGCACCACCACGCAAACACAACCGCACACATCAAgatctctcccccccccccccccccccccccaactctTCTCCCTAAGAGAACCAGAGCATTGCAACCAAGCGGCCGCAGGCATTACCTCGCCCATGCCTCTCCTCGCTATGGCTGTGCGTCCCCTCTGCTCTCCGCTCTCAACGCACTCGGTCAGTCAGTCAGTCACGCCTCTGGTGATGAAGAGGTGAGTGGTGGCTCCGGCTCTTGGGTTCCTGCGCCCGTTGGGAGAGAGCTGTGGGTAACTTTCGGATGGCCCGGGCTGTGACTGCTACTTGAAAAAACGCGCGCCGCAAGGGGGCCAGCAGCTTGCGGGGACGACGGTGCGGCGGGTCAGTGGGGGTCAGGCCGCGGCCCGGCCGGCACGGAAAATGCGTTGGGACTAATCACCCCGTGCCCCCGTCTCATCTGCTAGTACTACTAATTTGTTTAATTGTGGATTTGGCcctcctcttctttttttttcttgtggagTGGAACTGGAAATATGTGAGAGCAAGGACAGGTTTTTGCATCGGGGTCCAGGTCATGGCTGAAACAGCAATTCTGTCTTTTGTTGAAGCACTGAAGTCTAGTTGTTCCATTCAGTTTTCAGCCTTTTCATGTGGCATCTGCAGTTTTAGAACGTTGCGCAAAAATTACAGCTGGTGATTATTAACGTACTAAGTAAGTGCTATTCAACATCATCCAAAATTATACTCCTACATGGCATGGTTCGCTTAACGTACCATGGGAAATGCATGATTTTGTACCTAATTAAACTAGACGCCGTGCAAAAATCACATGGAACTCCTGAAGGCCTGAAATGAGACAGCACTGCCCATTTTTTTGTGAGTAAGCACTGAAGTTTCGTTGGGCCATAGTTGTACTTGATTCGCCCTTTTTCATTTTTACAAGGTTCTACATCTCTTTTGTAAATACTTTCAACTCAAAAGTTAAACCCATATCTTGTATTGGTTTTAGTATAGGATTGTTTGATTTTACTTAAATATGTTTCTTTCGTAAGAAGCTTGGCCACCATGCTAAGTTGATGTAAGTTTTATTTGGACAAATGCAAGGTGCTCATCAATTAATCTTGACCATCAACTTACATGGAAAAAATGTTTTTTAGGAACAAAAATGTATGTCTATTTGACATTTTATAGTTCAAAGAATATCTCTATCGTTTGTATTTTGCATTGTAATAACAATTTACAAGACTCGAGATGTAAGAGGTTCTCTAGTTTAGAAGTATGTCAAACATTACGACATAGCTACCTAATACTTTTCTTTTAGATCCCGTTTGGAACCTTAGAAATGAATTTCATTGTAATAATCATAATTTAGTCATAAATTTATTAtactaatatgattatatacaGAATATATTTGTTACTATTATTGGCCGTATGAGGAAGATACTTATGTGCTATATTTATGCTATAGAGGAGTGAGCCAAAGAACATGCTATAATGGAGTAGAAATATACcccctctatttttatttacatatcatattatatttgtcctaaatcaaacttggcaatttttgactaaatttatagaaaaaatagtAACATttgtgtcgtggtgctgcaaaccacggccgggtggcggaaggcacccgccctagcccagagggtgtgtactcagggggtagctagtcttagatcgatctcactcaagaacacaaggaacacagcaggatttagagtggttcgggccgccggagcgtaataccctacgtccactgtgtgttgtattgccttcccacgagagtgagaaggtgtgagagcttgagtctgtcttgATCTGTCtgacgagcgcctcccttttatatctcaagggggcgtgtacacagccgttggatccccgacaggtgggtccaacgatgcagtataaactatcgtactgttcatacattatggcgtcgcaggcaaaggagatctctctcttggattcccttgcctgctcccggagcccttcgtccatcatgtcctagcgtcgtcttgtcaggtcgggcctgtcgtagctagtggcaccgcccgtcacattgcttaagcgggtggtgtagcttgcggcgtaggcggcatgatggaaaagtgccgtgctgtcgtatccatttaatgctgcaggcgggctctgcgcgggtgcggcacaggcggctgcactgtgcttcttggtaatacgcggtgctcagcgaggcctgacaaaggctgtctcacGTACCGCGacgacagagcacgccttgtctaccacattaaatgcggtgggtgggcgagtcccccTGCGGAAGACTTGCGCACGATCCCGCGTcctcgggacacgtggcggttccggacccctacatggtgagggtagtccggacgggcgcaggaggtcccggtcccctatgggggtccgggcctcggcggtcagcacggagcttcccttctttagggacacgtggcgtctccggacccttccccaggcggggagcgggtccggggccgttggcctagtgagggaagagcctgacctgtggggcctggctactccgcctGACCCGCGCACCTATGgacaactacgcgggtcctgccttgctgcagtaagagtgggtatccctgctacagggtaccgacagtggcccccgggcccaccttggggaaggtacgaacccacaagtggggccacttctgcgatttggctctgtatGGCTTGAAGTTCCTTTCTGCAGGGGTCTcgaccggctttgaccacccgtcgggttggttgctgcctcatcacgtcgCAACGGATTACTGACTATGGGCCCCATGATCAGTGGTCCACCtagtcacacgcgcgacgttcggcattgttgcggccggagtaaacggatcatttaccaccggcgcagctcccgaaaagctcggccacgcctgcgattaatgcgcacacgtcagctcagcttccgccttgcttcacgcgcgcgggcgacggttcagatcccgcctttttGCACCCTCGTTGATTACCCAcactccctgacaggtgggcctgggcccccacgtcatggactgggcggctaactccgggtgcgggcgtcgcttgagttccggcgacggttccggggcgcgccggttgagacaggctttataacggggcaTACCGCATTCCAcggttgctttcccgcattcgtcttcttcctccagcctttgcgccccctttgcctccgagcttccctcgcccttctctcccccctacacaggctccttcctcacccaccaagagatggcttcccttgttcatccccgtcgcttccagaccgagggagagctgaacacagtgcgccgcctgcttgggtggagcgctcaggagaccggctggggggtgcgagcaggctcggttcctcttggcaacctccgcaccggggagttcgtgctattcacctcgcacgtctccgccggtgtgggactgccgatttcttcattcttgctgctgctgctgctggaagacttcggcctccagcttcagcatctgacgccccactccctcctcctggcgtccatctttgtgcatctatgcgagatgttcgtgggagtgcgtccctgcgtcatcctcttccgctacttcttcatcctggcgaggtccggaaggagcagggacgaagtgggagggtactacttccagataaggagtgacctgccgactccttacattccgggCCTTGCTGGtggaaggtgggaggagtggcgcagggattgggtgatcgccaccaccgaagccaacgagcgccttgtcctgccgaccgcggggcccgcctccgataaagcatcctggagggccaaaccatcgctgcagccggagttcgactccgtgctggataagatcaggtcgctggcagggagcggcctcacctcatggcacgtgctcggcaacttcgtgaagcgccggatcgcccccctaaagcagcggccgcgaccggcgtggagcttcaccggcctcaatgattgcagcaggacccaccgcgggaagggaagcgatctgacccaggaggccttggaggtcctggtgcggaacgtgacgggagacgccttcatcccagagaacctgatcctcccgcagagcatagtccccctctgcgaggacccggcgagggtggcggtgctggccaccctgccaaccctggacgacgggggGCTGGCCCCACGGCAGACCGGGggtgacccgaaccgtgggctccggatccctggcacgtccggggatcaggctacgctgagcgctgcggggtccggcgccactacgaaggggaaacaggccgcggctagcaTCGCGGCCGCGGCCTGCTCCAGCCGGGCTCAGAGCAGCTCCGATGCGTCGTCGGGGGACGtaggccggcggaggctactccggggcgacgggaccctggtctcggagcccgccgcgaagcgccagaggtcttctgagtgcgcaggccagggtagctcccgggctgccggcccccacgggtcctctggcgtaactggaccaccaccatcgccaccGAGGAATTCatcccgccggcagcaagagcagcagcggcaggagcaaccgcaagagcagcggcaggaggcacgcggacggcagcagcagcaacaggtgcgaccccgggttgcgcccatgccgcagccgcaggaacagcagcaacgggtgcaggcccgggttgcgcccgcatcgcagctgcaggggcaacaacagcaacagcaacagtagcagccgcaagagaagaggcccgggctccggggacgctgggtacccggtactgctgggttagtgtcatcctgctctcCTCCCTTGCGCTGGTGTTCTGTTtgttcgttttttttttgttgttgatggcttttctgctttgctaccagggcttcccgccccagcggttcttctaccaccgttggcacatcagcaggtgcccgagcggcggcgacctcggcatcgacagcgacggtggcagcaggtgcgggaccctcaggtacggcgtcCTGCTGCTTACTCCGTGGCACATGACGCGATGCTGACTGTCATGCCATTTCCAGACTCTGCAGTGCTcagtgcagcagcggcggcggcggtggcgccggtgctgggtgcagccgcacccgacacggtggtggaggtgccagtGCAGGGCGCAGCCGCTCCTGACGTATCGGTGGCGGGGGCACCCGATGCGGCCGCGtccgccacggcggcagcgggagcgCCAGAGTTAGGCTCGGCCGCgtccgactcggcggcagcgggggcgccggagctgggcccagccgcgcccgactcggcggcagcgggggcgccagagctgggtccggccgctcccaactcggcggcagcggaggcgccggagctgggcccggccgctcccgactcggcagcagcgggggcgccggagctgagcccggccgcgcccgactcggcggcagcgggggcgccggagctgagcccggccgcgcccgactcggcagcagcgggggcgccggagctgggcccggccgctcccgactcggcggcagcgggggcgccggagctgagcccggccgcgcccgactcggcagcagcgtgggcgccggagctgggcccggccgcgcccgactcggcagcagcggaggcgccggggaCAAGTGCCACagcggaagcccctacctccagctccggtcctgttgcggaggaagagttggaggcggtctttggcaggcggctcctgcagctccaatccccggaggaggatgcgactccgcttcctcaagtgctgttgcgagttcggtgttcgatcgaggaggcaacctcctccgccgaggtggccttccggcgggagtggtctgcgctggagagcgagcgtcagcgcctctccgactggcacacccgcctggaggcgctcacgaaggctgaagcctcccacgccgcggaaactcggtcaaagctcaaggcggaccaagaggcctaccgagtcaaccttaagaaggtgtttgaccgagagctcgcagtgtcaaaccgagagaaatccttggcgcagcgggagcaggacttcaccctggaggttgttggcttcgctgctcaacggtccgacctcgaggcccacctcgcagcccagcagtcagagctggagactcgcagcgaggacctcgaggtccggaggcaggagctcgacgtcttctctacgactctgcagggatggcgtgaacaactgcaggaAAGAGCCTGCCAgctgactgccgacgaggcggatttggaggaggaccggaaatctctcgccaagcgggaggctcaCGCCATCGGCATAGAGAAAGAgcttgggcgccagcgagagtcgctcaagaagcggaaggtatatgcggagcagaaggaggccaagctggaggagcggtcCCGCAAACTCGAGGAGAGatcccgcgagctcgaggagaggtcccgcgaggtggaggtggccaaggcggccttggacacccgggtgcaggaggctgtccgggaggcggtccggaagcatcAGGAAGACCAGCGCATCGAGGCCCAGCGGATTGCTGACTGGGCAAGCGAAGCAAGCCTggcgctggtgccacttggtctgagcccgatccaggtggcggtGCCGCCAGCTTCggtagctgacgccctcccggtgctgagttctgcttcggataggctccagcgcctggggccagtccttgctggacagcttgagtccgagggccgcgagctgatccggctggtggcggagcacatcctgacctgcctccggagccacgacccgaccatctcgctggcgcccgtgatCGATtgccctgtagcggagacggaggccgccgctcgggacagcgtgcaggaggtcgttgacttcgtcgctgcctacttcaagcgagaacCTGCAGACTCTTGAGCTGGGCatcgtatctttttccttttgcattatgtaacaaacttgtactagctgaaatttttgaagcaGAAAAagcttcaacttagctgtttgtcagttgttgatttgcaatatgcagcaccccggcgccctggccctctGGCAGACAGGTTCAGTtgcttggacctgtctgccatctgagccgtagaagatactccggacctccttggcatAGGGCTGCGTAGCctgtaagacgagcaagcgccttgttccctgtgtagtaTACAGGAGTACAGATAGAATAATCAAATTTGCTTATATAGTAGCAtcgatactgcaacttagctatttgacgcatgcagaattcatccacgatgtctgggacaaagcggataccccgggccccctgggagagagaCTCAATCGctatgagtctgtctaccatcgagattggctcttatcctgcatgaaagctttgaagcagatactcggaccccctggtaggtaggctcaatggtttgagactgtCTACCACTGGCCAGgttttaacctgtgtaccacttcaaagttatagcttagtagcagacccgcggggctcattcctgaccaatcccaggctggtaccaggtccaggactct
This window of the Panicum virgatum strain AP13 chromosome 1K, P.virgatum_v5, whole genome shotgun sequence genome carries:
- the LOC120702439 gene encoding heavy metal-associated isoprenylated plant protein 7-like, whose amino-acid sequence is MGEEEKAKEAAAAPADTGKEAEGKKGEGGGGEEKKEDAPPPPEEVVMRVFMHCEGCARKVKKILRGFDGVEDVNADSKAHKVVVKGKKAAADPMKVVERVQKKTGRKVELLSPMPPAEKEKKEEEKKEEPEPPKPEEKKEEPTVLAVVLKVHMHCEACAQLIKKKILKMKGVQSVEADLKASQVTVKGVFEEAKLADYVHRRTGKHATIVKFEPVAAESAGDGNAKDDKKAAEGGEEKKDDGKEEKKDGGDAGGDGKDADKHKDGGNAGEGEEKDKDPAAMAHLYMHYPRFNHQSGYGYAYQYPPQLFSDENPNACSLM